The proteins below come from a single Micromonospora citrea genomic window:
- the glpK gene encoding glycerol kinase GlpK, with the protein MTPQYVAAIDQGTTSSRCIVFDRAGEIVSVAQREHRQIFPRPGWVEHDAEEIWQNVELVVREALRAAGTDAAGLAAVGITNQRETTLVWDRATGRPVANAIVWQDTRTGPLLRELEQAYGEELFRTRTGLPLATYFAGPKLRWLLEHVDGLRGRAEAGEVLFGTMDSWLIWKLTGRHVTDVTNASRTLLMDLTTLDWSPELLDAMGVPAAMLPEIRSSAEVYGEATGVLAGVPVASALGDQQAALFGQTCFQPGEAKCTYGTGSFLLLNTGASPVPSTHGLLTTVAYRIEGQPAAYALEGAIAVTGSLVQWLRDNLGLISTAAEVEELAGTVDDNGGCYVVPAFSGLFAPHWRSDARGVIAGLTGYITKGHLARAVLEASAWQTREVVDAMNADSDVALRRLRVDGGMTANGLLMQFLADVLDVPVVRSRITETTCLGAAYAAGLAVGFWPDLATLRAQWRSDAQWEPTMDPAHRERELRNWRKAVERTLDWVD; encoded by the coding sequence GTGACCCCCCAGTACGTCGCCGCCATCGACCAGGGCACCACCTCCTCCCGGTGCATCGTCTTCGACCGCGCCGGGGAAATCGTCTCCGTGGCGCAGCGGGAGCACCGGCAGATCTTCCCCAGACCCGGCTGGGTGGAGCACGACGCCGAGGAGATCTGGCAGAACGTGGAGCTGGTGGTCCGGGAGGCGCTGCGGGCCGCCGGCACCGACGCCGCCGGGCTCGCCGCCGTGGGCATCACCAACCAGCGGGAGACCACCCTCGTCTGGGACCGGGCGACCGGCCGGCCGGTCGCCAACGCCATCGTCTGGCAGGACACCCGCACCGGCCCGCTGCTGCGCGAGCTGGAGCAGGCGTACGGCGAGGAGCTGTTCCGCACCCGCACCGGCCTGCCGCTGGCCACCTACTTCGCCGGGCCGAAGCTGCGCTGGCTCCTGGAGCACGTCGACGGGCTGCGCGGGCGCGCCGAGGCCGGCGAGGTGCTCTTCGGCACGATGGACAGCTGGCTGATCTGGAAGCTGACCGGGCGGCACGTGACCGACGTGACCAACGCCAGCCGCACCCTGCTGATGGACCTGACCACCCTCGACTGGAGCCCGGAGCTGCTCGACGCGATGGGCGTGCCGGCGGCGATGCTGCCCGAGATCCGCAGCTCCGCCGAGGTCTACGGGGAGGCGACCGGGGTGCTGGCCGGGGTGCCGGTGGCCAGCGCGCTCGGCGACCAGCAGGCGGCCCTGTTCGGGCAGACCTGCTTCCAGCCGGGCGAGGCGAAGTGCACCTACGGCACGGGCAGCTTCCTGCTACTCAACACCGGCGCCAGCCCGGTCCCCTCCACCCACGGCCTGCTCACCACGGTCGCCTACCGCATCGAGGGCCAGCCCGCCGCGTACGCGCTGGAGGGGGCGATCGCGGTCACCGGCTCCCTGGTGCAGTGGCTGCGCGACAACCTCGGGCTGATCTCCACCGCCGCCGAGGTGGAGGAGCTGGCGGGCACCGTCGACGACAACGGCGGCTGCTACGTCGTCCCGGCCTTCTCCGGGCTGTTCGCCCCGCACTGGCGCAGCGACGCGCGCGGCGTGATCGCCGGGCTGACCGGCTACATCACCAAGGGGCACCTGGCCCGGGCCGTGCTGGAGGCGTCGGCCTGGCAGACCCGCGAGGTGGTCGACGCGATGAACGCCGACTCCGACGTGGCGCTGCGCCGGCTGCGGGTCGACGGCGGGATGACCGCGAACGGGCTGCTGATGCAGTTCCTCGCCGACGTGCTCGACGTGCCGGTGGTCCGCAGCCGGATCACCGAGACCACCTGCCTCGGCGCCGCGTACGCGGCCGGCCTGGCGGTCGGCTTCTGGCCGGACCTGGCGACGCTGCGCGCCCAGTGGCGCTCCGACGCGCAGTGGGAGCCGACCATGGACCCCGCGCACCGGGAACGGGAGCTGCGCAACTGGCGCAAGGCCGTCGAGCGCACCCTGGACTGGGTCGACTGA
- a CDS encoding ribose-phosphate diphosphokinase has protein sequence MRDIAVFSGTAHPELAAEICAHLEVPLHPVRVSRFANDCLEVQLQANCRERDVFLIQPLVPPVQEHLVELLLMIDAARGASAGRITVVLPHYAYARSDKKDAPRISIGGRLVADLLTSAGADRVLAMTLHSPQVHGFFSVPVDHLHALRELAEHFARYDLSNTVVVSPDLGNAKEAAAFARRLGTPVAAGAKQRFSDDRVKISAVIGDVADRDVIVLDDEIAKGSTVIELMEHLRELKVRSIRLACTHGLFSSDALRRLSEQEGVLEIVCTNTVPIPADKRVPKLEVLSVAPALAEAMRRIHNGESVSTLFA, from the coding sequence GTGCGTGACATCGCCGTCTTCAGTGGTACCGCCCATCCCGAACTCGCCGCCGAGATCTGCGCCCACCTCGAGGTGCCCCTGCACCCGGTGCGGGTGTCCCGGTTCGCCAACGACTGCCTGGAAGTCCAGTTGCAGGCCAACTGCCGGGAGCGGGACGTCTTCCTGATCCAGCCGTTGGTGCCGCCCGTGCAGGAGCACCTGGTCGAGCTGCTGCTCATGATCGACGCGGCCCGGGGTGCCTCCGCCGGCCGGATCACGGTGGTGCTGCCGCACTACGCGTACGCCCGGTCGGACAAGAAGGACGCGCCGCGCATCTCCATCGGCGGGCGGCTCGTCGCCGACCTGCTCACCTCGGCGGGCGCGGACCGTGTGCTGGCGATGACCCTGCACTCGCCGCAGGTGCACGGCTTCTTCAGCGTGCCGGTCGACCACCTGCACGCGCTGCGCGAGCTGGCCGAGCACTTCGCCCGCTACGACCTGAGCAACACGGTCGTGGTCTCGCCGGACCTGGGCAACGCCAAGGAGGCGGCGGCGTTCGCCCGCCGGCTCGGCACCCCGGTGGCCGCCGGGGCGAAGCAGCGGTTCAGCGACGACCGGGTCAAGATCAGTGCGGTGATCGGGGACGTGGCCGACCGGGACGTGATCGTGCTGGACGACGAGATCGCCAAGGGCAGCACGGTGATCGAGCTGATGGAGCACCTGCGCGAGCTGAAGGTCCGCTCGATCCGGCTGGCCTGCACGCACGGCCTCTTCTCCAGCGACGCCCTGCGGCGGCTCAGCGAGCAGGAGGGCGTGCTGGAGATCGTCTGCACCAACACGGTGCCGATCCCGGCCGACAAGCGGGTGCCGAAGCTCGAGGTCCTCTCCGTCGCGCCGGCGCTGGCGGAGGCGATGCGTCGCATCCACAACGGCGAGTCCGTCAGCACCCTCTTCGCCTGA
- a CDS encoding ATP-binding protein — protein sequence MTNAESPTPRTVVPIEPSPLIAEAFEQAQVTELRHSVTSCAHAAGLAGQRLDDFVLAVNELITNAVRHGGGRGWLRLWRQSGQLVCEVSDHGRGISTQRLGDRSRPAPDTAGGWGLWLARELSDAMEVDTGAAGTTVRISTTVGAPEHIGRHRRD from the coding sequence ATGACGAACGCAGAATCCCCGACACCGCGTACGGTTGTGCCCATCGAACCTTCCCCCCTGATCGCCGAGGCCTTCGAACAGGCCCAGGTGACCGAGCTGCGACACTCGGTCACCTCCTGCGCGCACGCCGCCGGGCTGGCCGGGCAGCGCCTGGACGACTTCGTGCTGGCGGTCAACGAGCTGATCACGAACGCGGTCCGGCACGGCGGCGGCCGGGGCTGGCTGCGGCTGTGGCGGCAGTCGGGGCAACTCGTCTGCGAGGTGTCCGACCACGGTAGGGGCATCAGCACGCAGCGGCTGGGCGACCGGAGCCGACCCGCACCCGACACGGCCGGCGGCTGGGGGCTCTGGCTGGCCCGGGAGCTGAGCGACGCCATGGAGGTCGACACCGGCGCCGCCGGCACCACCGTACGCATCAGCACCACCGTCGGCGCCCCCGAGCACATCGGCCGCCACCGCCGCGACTGA